A section of the Spirochaeta isovalerica genome encodes:
- a CDS encoding class I SAM-dependent methyltransferase codes for MDLKKHKRIFNIISPVYNLFYKGQVRSYSELIDSYGDEVELTGREEILDLGCGTGAFGAAFAARGHKVRGIDLAEKMVSKAEARGLLCNSGNILEGVSFDDNSFDLVICAYVAHGLDREKRSVLFREAARISRGPVLFHDYSTKRNLFIDIIEYLEDGDYFNFIRTGLSEMKEAFSSVKVIPVRSFNNWYLCRKRS; via the coding sequence ATGGATTTAAAGAAGCATAAACGGATTTTTAATATCATTTCCCCGGTCTACAATCTTTTCTATAAAGGACAGGTCCGCTCCTATTCGGAGTTGATCGACAGTTACGGCGATGAGGTTGAATTAACCGGCCGGGAGGAAATCCTTGACCTGGGATGCGGTACCGGTGCTTTCGGCGCGGCATTCGCTGCCAGGGGGCATAAAGTAAGAGGCATAGACCTGGCGGAGAAAATGGTGAGCAAAGCGGAAGCCCGGGGACTGCTCTGTAACTCGGGAAATATTCTCGAGGGTGTCTCCTTCGATGACAACTCTTTCGATCTCGTCATCTGTGCCTATGTGGCCCACGGACTGGACAGGGAAAAGAGAAGCGTGCTCTTCCGGGAAGCCGCCAGAATTAGCCGGGGACCGGTTCTCTTTCATGACTACAGCACAAAGAGAAACCTTTTCATCGACATAATAGAATACCTGGAAGACGGAGATTATTTTAATTTTATCAGAACGGGGCTCAGTGAAATGAAAGAAGCATTCAGTTCCGTAAAAGTCATACCCGTCAGGTCCTTCAACAACTGGTATCTCTGCCGTAAGCGAAGTTGA
- a CDS encoding AAA family ATPase — MSGIGSWAERIRNNTGKVFYGKNEVVDQILTALLCGGHVLLEDVPGLGKTILARAVAASLSGVFNRIQATPDLLPGDILGVSIYNSREEKFTFKPGPIHSNVLLVDEINRATPRTQSAFLEAMAESQVSIEGEIRPLPDPFFLLATENPAEFEGTFPLPEAQKDRFFMTVNIGYPSRDAEAMILESQRRLTHPVNDLEAVSSLEELQKYRAEVVQIHVSAELRNYILDLVEESRSNPLFHLGISPRGSLALYKGAQAKAAIEGRDYVVPEDIQSVFMPIMRQRVLVKAEHQIKGIGTEEALETLLNRVEVPPVPLK, encoded by the coding sequence ATGAGCGGAATAGGGTCATGGGCAGAAAGAATCCGGAACAATACGGGTAAAGTTTTTTACGGCAAGAATGAGGTCGTCGACCAGATTCTGACGGCTTTGCTCTGCGGCGGCCATGTTCTCCTCGAAGATGTTCCGGGACTGGGAAAAACCATACTGGCCCGGGCTGTGGCGGCAAGTCTCAGCGGTGTTTTCAACCGCATCCAGGCTACACCCGATCTCCTTCCCGGCGATATTCTCGGAGTTTCCATATACAACAGCCGCGAGGAAAAATTCACTTTCAAGCCCGGTCCCATCCACTCCAATGTGCTGCTGGTCGATGAAATCAACCGGGCGACGCCCCGGACCCAGTCGGCTTTTCTCGAAGCCATGGCGGAATCTCAGGTTTCCATCGAAGGGGAAATCAGACCGCTTCCCGATCCCTTTTTTCTTCTCGCTACGGAAAATCCCGCCGAGTTCGAGGGAACCTTTCCCCTGCCGGAGGCTCAGAAAGACCGTTTTTTCATGACAGTCAATATCGGCTATCCCTCAAGGGATGCTGAAGCCATGATTCTGGAAAGCCAGAGACGGCTGACCCATCCGGTCAACGATCTCGAGGCGGTTTCATCGCTGGAAGAACTGCAGAAATACAGGGCCGAAGTTGTGCAGATCCATGTTTCGGCGGAATTGCGCAATTACATTCTTGATCTGGTTGAAGAATCCCGCAGTAATCCTCTATTTCACCTAGGTATCTCCCCCCGGGGATCCCTTGCCCTTTACAAAGGCGCTCAGGCCAAAGCGGCCATTGAAGGCAGGGACTATGTTGTCCCCGAAGATATTCAATCCGTATTCATGCCCATTATGCGTCAGAGGGTGCTGGTCAAGGCGGAACATCAGATAAAGGGTATCGGTACGGAAGAAGCGCTGGAAACCCTGTTGAATCGAGTCGAAGTGCCCCCGGTTCCCCTGAAATGA
- a CDS encoding alpha/beta fold hydrolase: protein MPDRADQLFKPPFYLRNSMVQTWLASSPVRLAAGNPLSRCSQEVIVRAGEGVHLSGFLTRADGDAPRGLAVLIHGWEGSADAPYMVFTGSALVRAGFDVFRLNLRDHGGNHQLNSGIFMGTLIDETFGAVRNVAEEYNRSDSLYLLGVSLGGNFALRIAALCGKDMIDGLKQVVAVNPPLNPCDATVRLDRNPMIRRHFLGKWKASLRIKQKAFPHIYDFSHIEGADNCMDLTEDLIPRHSDCTSAADYFSRYTLKEGILDRAAVPVTVITAEDDPIIHAEDFRRAKVNGNVRLIMLPYGGHCGYIENLSMRSWLDRKVPELFLAD from the coding sequence GTGCCTGACAGAGCGGATCAGCTCTTCAAGCCGCCTTTTTATCTGCGAAACAGCATGGTTCAAACCTGGCTTGCCAGCAGCCCGGTCAGACTCGCCGCCGGGAATCCGCTGTCCCGGTGTTCTCAGGAAGTTATCGTCCGGGCGGGAGAGGGTGTGCATCTGTCGGGCTTTCTGACGCGAGCCGATGGTGATGCACCCCGGGGACTGGCTGTGCTCATCCACGGATGGGAGGGGTCCGCCGATGCGCCCTACATGGTCTTTACGGGTTCTGCTCTGGTTCGCGCCGGGTTTGATGTTTTCCGCCTCAATTTGAGAGACCACGGAGGCAATCACCAATTAAACAGCGGAATTTTCATGGGGACTCTTATCGATGAAACTTTCGGGGCCGTGCGGAATGTCGCCGAAGAATACAATCGTTCCGACAGCCTCTATTTGCTGGGAGTTTCCCTCGGAGGAAATTTCGCCCTTCGCATTGCGGCTCTCTGCGGTAAGGATATGATTGACGGTCTGAAACAGGTCGTCGCCGTAAATCCGCCGCTCAATCCCTGCGATGCCACGGTCCGGCTCGACAGAAATCCTATGATCCGCCGGCACTTCCTCGGCAAATGGAAAGCTTCGCTTCGCATCAAGCAAAAAGCTTTTCCCCATATTTATGACTTCTCCCACATCGAGGGAGCTGATAATTGTATGGATCTTACTGAAGATCTCATTCCCCGGCATTCCGATTGCACAAGCGCTGCCGACTATTTCAGCCGCTACACTCTCAAAGAGGGAATCCTCGACCGGGCGGCGGTACCGGTAACGGTTATCACAGCCGAGGATGATCCCATCATTCATGCGGAGGACTTCCGCAGAGCCAAAGTGAATGGAAATGTCAGATTAATCATGCTCCCCTACGGCGGACACTGCGGCTATATAGAAAACTTATCCATGCGGTCCTGGCTGGACAGGAAAGTGCCGGAGCTCTTTTTAGCTGATTGA